A single region of the Salarchaeum japonicum genome encodes:
- a CDS encoding DUF7384 family protein: MSDEPNPATVVADADVLAADLLCGGAARDALDHVRAHSWTTLVVSDPLLDDAHAVIAELADADLADAWRDRISELGEFVEHPEGDHPGLACAYHGNAAHLVTFDDSLQSVEANASLKQYVTTSVKSPDAFARLFDPERLYPVVADGEYPGPDRDPRA; the protein is encoded by the coding sequence ATGAGTGACGAACCGAACCCCGCGACCGTCGTCGCGGACGCGGACGTGCTCGCCGCCGACCTGCTCTGCGGCGGCGCGGCGCGCGACGCGCTCGACCACGTGCGCGCGCACTCGTGGACGACGCTCGTCGTGAGCGACCCGCTGCTGGACGACGCCCACGCGGTCATCGCGGAACTCGCGGACGCCGACCTCGCGGACGCGTGGCGCGACCGCATCAGCGAACTCGGGGAGTTCGTCGAACACCCCGAGGGCGACCATCCCGGACTGGCGTGTGCGTACCACGGGAACGCCGCGCACCTCGTCACGTTCGACGACAGCCTCCAGTCCGTCGAGGCGAACGCGTCGCTGAAGCAGTACGTGACGACGAGCGTGAAGTCCCCGGACGCGTTCGCGCGCCTGTTCGACCCCGAGCGACTGTACCCCGTCGTCGCGGACGGCGAGTACCCCGGCCCCGACCGCGACCCGCGGGCATAG
- a CDS encoding DUF6517 family protein produces MNRRTLLGTTAGLGLAGLAGCSTLAQASVSPPDLPTEEMQSAGWEQTDSSERTLIEQSYGPVTFTAKGYTTTHTDTALTQRIEDATLGRVTSQLALFSATRIDFSPDVGNLPAGIGREEVLNEVEASARDQFRDRLADAGLSDIQRIGTGSFDVATGESASLTEYEATYDVPTFEFPVEDGTTVTIDGDALAVRGDLAVWHHGDYALVAGGAWVGENFARSATQDISDAITVSVDVDLGLEPETYREEIHAFMRQTE; encoded by the coding sequence ATGAACCGTCGAACGCTACTCGGAACGACTGCCGGACTCGGGCTAGCCGGACTCGCGGGCTGCTCGACGCTCGCCCAAGCGTCCGTCTCGCCGCCCGACCTCCCGACCGAGGAGATGCAGAGCGCCGGCTGGGAGCAGACCGATTCGAGCGAACGCACGCTCATCGAGCAGTCGTACGGCCCCGTCACGTTCACCGCGAAGGGCTACACGACCACGCACACGGACACCGCGCTCACCCAGCGAATCGAGGACGCGACTCTCGGACGCGTGACGAGCCAGCTCGCGCTGTTCTCCGCGACCCGCATCGACTTCAGCCCCGACGTGGGCAACCTCCCCGCCGGCATCGGCCGCGAGGAAGTGCTGAACGAAGTCGAGGCGAGCGCGCGCGACCAGTTCCGCGACCGCCTCGCCGACGCCGGCCTGTCGGACATCCAGCGCATCGGCACCGGTTCGTTCGACGTGGCGACCGGCGAGTCCGCGAGCCTCACCGAGTACGAGGCGACCTACGACGTGCCGACGTTCGAGTTCCCCGTCGAGGACGGCACCACCGTCACTATCGACGGGGACGCGCTCGCCGTGCGCGGCGACCTCGCGGTCTGGCACCACGGCGACTACGCGCTCGTCGCCGGCGGCGCGTGGGTCGGCGAGAACTTCGCTCGCTCCGCGACCCAGGACATCTCCGACGCCATCACGGTGTCCGTAGACGTCGACCTCGGCCTCGAACCCGAGACGTACCGCGAGGAAATCCACGCGTTCATGCGCCAGACGGAATGA
- a CDS encoding DUF5808 domain-containing protein: MSEKPSSGELFGVPYNFDRPSLSNLLSAYWQPGEGMLVEKPFGVGYTLNLANWRSWVVLAVAGVLLYQQQSGDDSEDGVVDEAVEVVVDE, encoded by the coding sequence ATGTCCGAGAAGCCGTCCTCCGGCGAACTGTTCGGCGTGCCGTACAACTTCGACCGTCCGAGCCTCTCCAACCTCCTGTCCGCGTACTGGCAGCCCGGCGAGGGGATGCTCGTGGAGAAGCCGTTCGGCGTCGGGTACACGCTGAACCTCGCGAACTGGCGGTCGTGGGTCGTGCTCGCCGTCGCCGGCGTCCTCCTCTACCAGCAGCAGTCGGGCGACGACAGCGAGGACGGCGTCGTGGACGAAGCGGTCGAAGTCGTCGTGGACGAGTAA
- a CDS encoding MFS transporter translates to MSESRVPWSSPRFQVIVLSSLMGVMGVSLISPALPTVREALAITDGQAALLVTAFTVPGIVLAPLVGVLADRYGRRAVLVPCLVGYGVSGAAVALTTDFTVILGLRVLQGVAGSALVTLAVTLIGDLYDAGQRNHLMGVNGAAISVGTASYPLVGGALASVSWRAPFLLYVVGVPVGLVAYRSLDDSDGRAHGLDYFRNVLAAVPTRRTAALYGTYVAAFVVLYGTLITAVPFLLHEAYGLGSFGTGLVLTSASAMTAVTASQNGRLSALASNDRLVAFGFVGYGVGLVGAFFAGSPVGFAVAILAFGAGQGVVQPSIDTATSSLVGAEFRGGVMSFRTTAIRTGQTLGPPLATAADAVVGYQAFLLAVGVVALVGGGVALAVVE, encoded by the coding sequence GTGTCGGAGTCCCGCGTTCCCTGGTCGTCGCCCCGCTTCCAGGTCATCGTTCTGAGTTCCCTGATGGGCGTGATGGGCGTCTCGCTCATCAGTCCCGCTCTCCCGACGGTGCGGGAGGCGCTCGCTATCACGGACGGCCAGGCGGCGTTGCTCGTCACCGCGTTCACGGTGCCGGGTATCGTGCTCGCGCCGCTCGTGGGCGTGCTCGCCGACCGGTACGGCCGGCGCGCCGTGCTCGTGCCGTGTCTCGTGGGGTACGGCGTGTCGGGCGCGGCGGTCGCGCTCACCACGGATTTCACGGTGATTCTCGGCCTGCGCGTCCTGCAGGGCGTGGCGGGGAGCGCGCTCGTCACGCTCGCGGTGACGCTCATCGGCGACCTCTACGACGCCGGTCAGCGCAACCACCTGATGGGCGTGAACGGCGCGGCCATCTCCGTCGGGACGGCGTCCTATCCGCTCGTCGGCGGCGCGCTCGCGAGCGTGTCGTGGCGCGCGCCCTTCCTCCTCTACGTCGTCGGCGTGCCCGTCGGCCTCGTCGCGTACCGGTCGCTCGACGATAGTGATGGCCGCGCGCACGGCCTCGATTACTTCCGGAACGTCCTCGCCGCCGTTCCGACCCGGCGGACGGCCGCCCTGTACGGGACGTACGTCGCGGCGTTCGTCGTGCTGTACGGCACGCTCATCACCGCGGTGCCGTTCCTCCTGCACGAGGCGTACGGACTGGGGTCGTTCGGGACGGGGCTCGTGCTCACGTCGGCGTCGGCGATGACGGCGGTGACGGCGAGCCAGAACGGCCGGCTCTCCGCGCTCGCGAGCAACGACCGCCTCGTCGCGTTCGGGTTCGTCGGGTACGGCGTCGGTCTCGTGGGCGCGTTCTTCGCCGGGAGTCCGGTGGGGTTCGCGGTGGCGATTCTCGCGTTCGGCGCGGGGCAGGGAGTCGTTCAGCCGAGCATCGACACGGCGACGAGCAGTCTCGTTGGCGCGGAGTTCCGCGGCGGCGTGATGAGTTTCCGGACGACGGCGATTCGGACGGGGCAGACGCTCGGCCCG
- a CDS encoding bifunctional N(6)-L-threonylcarbamoyladenine synthase/serine/threonine protein kinase, whose product MRVLGVEGTAWCASAAVYETTDLRDSDAGSVTIHSDAYQPVEGGIHPREAAEHMRDAIPGVVADALDAASGPIDAVAFSRGPGLGPCLRIVATAARSLAQALDVPLVGVNHMVAHLEVGRHYAGFDAPVCLNASGANAHVLGYHNGRYRVLGETMDTGVGNALDKFTRHLDWSHPGGPKVEEHAKQGEYVDLPYVVKGMDFSFSGIMSAAKDEVDAGTPVEDVCRGLEETVFGMLTEVAERALGLTGRDELVLGGGVGQNARLRDMLASMCEQRGARFYAPDPRFLRDNAGMIAVLGAKMYDAGDTLPVAESAVDSNYRPDEVPVTWRDRETSVLQPAGAADVQGAEAVVSLGETVTKHRRPKAYRHAALDSRLRRDRTVLEARLTSEARRVGVPTPVVFDVDVPESTIEFEHVGYADLRDALTEPAVRETARHLAAIHDAGFVHGDPTTRNARVATPGETTDRSGRESGTDDTRVYLIDFGLGYYTDDVEDYAMDLHVFQQSLAGTADDPDPLLDAAADAYRDHGDPVVLDQLDEILGRGRYRSPN is encoded by the coding sequence ATGCGCGTTCTCGGCGTCGAGGGTACCGCGTGGTGTGCGAGTGCGGCCGTGTACGAGACCACCGACCTGCGGGACTCCGACGCCGGCAGCGTGACGATTCACTCGGACGCCTATCAGCCGGTGGAGGGCGGTATCCATCCGCGGGAGGCGGCCGAGCACATGCGGGACGCGATTCCCGGCGTGGTCGCGGACGCGCTCGACGCCGCGAGCGGCCCCATCGACGCGGTGGCGTTCTCGCGCGGCCCGGGACTGGGGCCGTGTCTCCGCATCGTCGCGACGGCCGCGCGGTCGCTCGCGCAGGCGCTCGACGTTCCCCTGGTGGGCGTGAACCACATGGTCGCCCACCTGGAGGTCGGCCGGCACTACGCGGGCTTCGACGCGCCCGTCTGCCTGAACGCGTCCGGCGCGAACGCCCACGTTCTCGGCTACCACAACGGCCGGTACCGCGTGCTCGGGGAGACGATGGACACGGGCGTCGGGAACGCCCTCGATAAGTTCACGCGCCACCTCGACTGGAGCCACCCGGGCGGTCCGAAGGTCGAAGAGCACGCGAAACAGGGCGAGTACGTCGACCTCCCCTACGTCGTGAAGGGCATGGACTTCTCCTTCTCCGGAATCATGTCCGCGGCGAAGGACGAGGTGGACGCCGGCACGCCCGTCGAGGACGTCTGTCGCGGCCTGGAGGAGACGGTGTTCGGGATGCTCACCGAGGTCGCGGAGCGCGCGCTCGGCCTCACCGGGCGCGACGAACTCGTGCTCGGCGGCGGGGTCGGGCAGAACGCCCGCCTCCGGGACATGCTCGCATCGATGTGCGAGCAACGCGGCGCGCGGTTCTACGCGCCCGACCCCCGGTTCCTCCGGGACAACGCGGGCATGATAGCGGTGCTCGGCGCGAAGATGTACGACGCCGGCGACACCCTGCCCGTCGCGGAGTCCGCGGTGGACTCGAACTACCGGCCGGACGAGGTGCCCGTGACGTGGCGCGACCGCGAGACGAGCGTCCTCCAGCCCGCCGGCGCGGCGGACGTGCAGGGCGCGGAAGCCGTCGTCTCCCTCGGCGAGACGGTGACGAAACACCGCCGGCCGAAGGCGTACCGGCACGCCGCGCTCGACTCGCGGCTCCGCCGCGACCGCACCGTCCTCGAAGCCCGACTCACCAGCGAGGCGCGACGCGTCGGCGTCCCAACGCCCGTCGTATTCGACGTGGACGTCCCCGAGAGCACCATCGAGTTCGAACACGTCGGGTACGCCGACCTCCGGGACGCCCTCACCGAACCCGCGGTCCGCGAGACCGCGCGCCACCTCGCCGCGATTCACGACGCCGGGTTCGTCCACGGCGACCCGACCACGCGGAACGCGCGCGTCGCGACCCCCGGCGAAACGACCGACCGGTCGGGCCGCGAGAGCGGGACGGACGACACCCGGGTCTACCTCATCGACTTCGGCCTCGGATACTACACGGACGACGTCGAGGACTACGCGATGGACCTCCACGTCTTCCAGCAGAGCCTCGCCGGCACCGCCGACGACCCCGACCCGCTCCTCGACGCCGCCGCGGACGCCTACCGCGACCACGGCGACCCGGTCGTCCTCGACCAACTGGACGAGATTCTCGGCCGCGGCCGCTATCGCTCCCCAAACTGA
- the rdgB gene encoding RdgB/HAM1 family non-canonical purine NTP pyrophosphatase — protein MKFVTTNQGKVREAREYLSDLTTVEQFDYDYTEIQSDSLADIAAAGAEEAYEAAGGDDPVIVDDAGLFVEELDGFPGPYSAYVEDTLGIDRVWELAESLADRRAAFRCTVAYADGDVVETFDGAVSGTLVTPRGSGGFGYDPIFEHDGETFAEMSTEKKNALSHRGRALAKLADWLAENS, from the coding sequence ATGAAGTTCGTCACGACAAACCAGGGGAAGGTGCGCGAGGCCCGCGAGTACCTCTCCGACCTCACCACGGTCGAACAGTTCGATTACGACTACACGGAGATTCAGAGCGACAGCCTCGCGGACATCGCGGCCGCGGGCGCGGAGGAGGCCTACGAGGCGGCGGGCGGCGACGACCCCGTCATCGTGGACGACGCCGGCCTCTTCGTGGAGGAACTCGACGGTTTTCCCGGTCCCTACTCGGCGTACGTCGAGGACACGCTCGGCATCGACCGCGTCTGGGAACTTGCGGAATCGCTCGCCGACCGGCGTGCCGCGTTCCGCTGCACGGTCGCGTACGCCGACGGCGATGTCGTGGAAACGTTCGACGGCGCTGTCTCGGGGACGCTCGTCACCCCGCGCGGGTCGGGCGGATTCGGATACGACCCGATATTCGAACACGACGGCGAGACGTTCGCGGAGATGAGTACGGAGAAGAAGAACGCGCTCAGCCACCGCGGCCGCGCGCTCGCGAAGCTCGCGGACTGGCTCGCCGAGAATTCATAA